The Sander vitreus isolate 19-12246 chromosome 5, sanVit1, whole genome shotgun sequence genome includes a region encoding these proteins:
- the LOC144518629 gene encoding uncharacterized protein LOC144518629 isoform X2, giving the protein MSSVQHLKQFVNERLTAAAEEIFGVFEKTIVEYEEELGRQRRLLDSVCKPEITLLRIELPQPRVCKEEVLDDQQHLCIQERNSSLDQEEPEPPQIKEEQEELCVSQEGEQLVLKQETDAFTLTPTYEESGHSEGQTLNFSMDETQVAVEKNPNKRHHRSRGHSSNVNNPNLSEIHRDAHAKLPQPRVCKEEEVLADQQHLCIQERNSSLDQEEPEPPQIKEEQEELCVSQEGEQLVLKQETDAFTLTPTYEESGHSEGQTLNFSMDETQVAVEKNPNKRHHRSRGHSSNVNNPNLSEIHRDAHASKTSSKCDVCGKEFKYNSVLQRHVRTHTGERPYTCKTCGKDFTQMSTLKDHITIHTNEKLYICKTCGKEFLRSDYLNVHMKTHTGEKPYTCKTCGKGYIGKSSLKGHMRIHTGEKPFICKTCGKDFVRSEQLKLHMRIHTGEKPYTCETCGKDFRQSADLNIHMRTHTGEKPYTCRFCGMGFKLNSALKTHLRTHTW; this is encoded by the exons ATGTCTTCCGTTCAGCATTTAAAACAGTTCGTCAACGAGCGACTAACTGCTGCCGCTGAAGAAATATTCGGagtttttgaaaaaactatCGTCGAGTACGAGGAAGAGCTCGGTCGTCAGCGCAGACTGTTGGATAGCGTTTGTAAACCTGAAATAACATTACTCAGGATAG AGCTCCCACAGCCACGTGTCTGTAAGGAGGAGGTTCTCGATGACCAGCAGCACCTCTGTATTCAGGAGAGGAACTCCAGTCTGGACCAAGAGGAGCCAGAGCCTCCAcagattaaagaggaacaggaggaactctgcgtcagtcaggagggagagcagcttgtACTGAAGCAGGAGACCGATGCCTTTACGTTGACTCCTACTTATGAGGAAAGTGGCCACAGTGAAGGTCAGACTCTGAACTTCAGTATGGACGAGACTCAGGTTGCAGTGGAGAAAAATC CAAACAAGAGACATCACAGAAGCAGAGGTCACAGTAGCAATGTGAACAACCCTAACCTCTCAGAGATTCACCGTGATGCTCACGCAA AGCTCCCACAGCCACGTGTCtgtaaggaggaggaggttcTCGCTGACCAGCAGCACCTCTGTATTCAGGAGAGGAACTCCAGTCTGGACCAAGAGGAGCCAGAGCCTCCAcagattaaagaggaacaggaggaactctgcgtcagtcaggagggagagcagcttgtACTGAAGCAGGAGACCGATGCCTTTACGTTGACTCCTACTTATGAGGAAAGTGGCCACAGTGAAGGTCAGACTCTGAACTTCAGTATGGACGAGACTCAGGTTGCAGTGGAGAAAAATCCAAACAAGAGACATCACAGAAGCAGAGGTCACAGTAGCAATGTGAACAACCCTAACCTCTCAGAGATTCACCGTGATGCTCACGCAAGTAAAACATCTTCTAAATGTGATGTATGTGGAAAAGAGTTTAAGTATAATTCAGTGTTGCAGAGACACGTGAGAACCCACACAGGTGAGAGGCCCTATACTTGTAAAACATGTGGGAAAGATTTCACTCAGATGTCAACATTGAAGGATCATATAACAATCCACACAAATGAGAAGCTGTATATTTGTAAAACATGTGGGAAAGAATTCTTACGTAGCGATTATTTAAATGTCCACATGAAaacccacacaggtgagaagccGTATACTTGTAAAACATGTGGGAAAGGATATATAGGTAAAAGTTCCTTGAAAGgccacatgagaatccacacaggcgAGAAGCCGTTTATTTGTAAAACATGTGGGAAAGATTTCGTACGTAGCGAGCAATTAAAACtccacatgagaatccacacaggtgagaagccGTACACTTGTGAAACATGTGGGAAAGATTTCAGACAGAGTGCTGATTTAAATATCCACATGAGaacccacacaggtgagaagccGTACACTTGTAGATTTTGTGGAATGGGATTTAAACTGAATAGTGCTTTGAAAACCCACCTGAGAACCCACACATGGTGA
- the LOC144518626 gene encoding monocyte chemotactic protein 1B-like codes for MAPWGDTKLFFCILFITCCCCTVTLAQIPMDCCLSVSNRPIEKFRVVDYRQQIRGHGCSIDAMIFVTRHGKKLCVPADKQWIQEVVKHVDTLKKICKKHRHKVKHCTGVMHE; via the exons ATGGCTCCGTGGGGTGACACCAAGCTCTTCTTCTGCATCCTCTTcatcacctgctgctgctgcacag TGACATTGGCGCAGATACCCATGGACTGCTGCCTGAGTGTCAGCAACAGACCAATTGAAAAATTTAGAGTTGTAGACTATCGTCAACAGATCAGAGGACATGGCTGCTCTATTGATGCCATGAT TTTTGTGACCAGACACGGCAAGAAACTCTGTGTGCCTGCTGACAAACAGTGGATCCAAGAGGTGGTGAAGCATGTGGACACCTTGAAGAAAATTTGCAAGAAACACCGCCACAAG gtcAAACACTGCACTGGAGTGATGCATGAGTGA
- the LOC144517688 gene encoding C-C motif chemokine 21-like, giving the protein MASRIAVLLLLGVICVGFASAEIVMDCCLKVAEKPLPLTILHSYTIQEGGKGCEISATAFITKVGRILCVSHPRDKAWVRSHIKHLDQKRS; this is encoded by the exons ATGGCTTCTCGAATTGCAGTTCTCCTCTTGCTGGGTGTCATCTGTGTTGGGTTTGCATCAG CTGAGATTGTGATGGACTGTTGTCTGAAGGTTGCTGAGAAGCCGTTGCCACTCACAATCCTTCACAGCTACACCATTCAGGAAGGTGGAAAAGGATGTGAAATCAGCGCTACTGC GTTCATTACAAAGGTTGGAAGGATACTGTGCGTCTCCCACCCCCGTGATAAAGCGTGGGTGAGAAGTCACATTAAACATCTGGATCAGAAAAGATCTTAG
- the LOC144517755 gene encoding uncharacterized protein LOC144517755 has product MRHAYWLTDADEIYSLLSHNSHEAESQDQKGGEDSGSTRNAEPEPNKRHHRSRGHSSNVNNPNLSEIHRDAHAKLPQPRVCKEEEVFADQQHLCIQERNSGLDQEEPEPPQIKEELCVSQEGEQLVLKQETDAFTLTPTYEESGHSEGQIAVEKNPPNYIWVKSSVVSEANSDHQLLSHNSHEAESQDQKGGEDSGLTRNAEPEPNKRHHRSRGHSSNVNNSNLSERHSITHTGKTSSKCDVCGKEFKYHSRLQRHMRTHTGERPYTCKTCGKDFNQMSTLKDHIRIHTNEPYTCKTCEKDFRRTSDLNVHMRTHTGERPYTCKTCGKDFGTSYELNVHMHENPHR; this is encoded by the exons atgcgaCACGCTTATTGGCTCACCGACGCTGATGAAATTTACTCc CTCCTCTCTCACAACTCTCATGAAGCTGAGAGCCAAGATCAGAAAGGAGGAGAAGACTCAGGATCAACTAGAAATGCAGAGCCAGAACCAAACAAGAGACATCACAGAAGCAGAGGTCACAGTAGCAATGTGAACAACCCTAACCTCTCAGAGATTCACCGTGATGCTCACGCAA AGCTCCCACAGCCACGTGTCtgtaaggaggaggaggttttcGCTGACCAGCAGCACCTCTGTATTCAGGAGAGGAACTCCGGTCTGGACCAAGAGGAGCCAGAGCCTCCACAGATTAAAGAGGAACTCTGCgtcagtcaggagggagagcagcttgtACTGAAGCAGGAGACCGATGCCTTTACGTTGACTCCTACTTATGAGGAAAGTGGCCACAGTGAAGGTCAGATTGCAGTGGAGAAAAATCCTCCAAACTACATTTGGGTTAAAAGCTCTGTGGTATCAGAAGCAAACAGTGACCACCAGCTCCTCTCTCACAACTCTCATGAAGCTGAGAGCCAAGATCAGAAAGGAGGAGAAGACTCAGGATTAACTAGAAATGCAGAGCCAGAACCAAACAAGAGACATCACAGAAGCAGAGGTCACAGTAGCAATGTGAACAACTCTAACTTGTCAGAGCGTCACAGTATTACTCACACGGGTAAAACATCTTCTAAATGTGATGTATGTGGAAAAGAGTTTAAATATCATTCACGATTGCAAAGACACATGAGAACCCACACAGGTGAGAGGCCTTATACTTGCAAAACATGTGGGAAAGATTTCAATCAGATGTCAACATTGAAGGATCATATAAGAATCCACACAAATGAGCCTTATACTTGTAAAACATGCGAGAAAGATTTCCGACGTACATCAGATTTGAATGTCCACATGAGAACCCACACAGGTGAGAGGCCTTATACTTGCAAAACATGTGGGAAAGATTTCGGAACTAGCTATGAATTGAATGTCCACATGCATGAGaacccacacaggtga
- the LOC144518629 gene encoding uncharacterized protein LOC144518629 isoform X1: MSSVQHLKQFVNERLTAAAEEIFGVFEKTIVEYEEELGRQRRLLDSVCKPEITLLRIELPQPRVCKEEVLDDQQHLCIQERNSSLDQEEPEPPQIKEEQEELCVSQEGEQLVLKQETDAFTLTPTYEESGHSEGQTLNFSMDETQVAVEKNPLNYIWVKSSVVSEANSDHQLLSHNSHEAESQDQKGGEDSGSTRNAEPEPNKRHHRSRGHSSNVNNPNLSEIHRDAHAKLPQPRVCKEEEVLADQQHLCIQERNSSLDQEEPEPPQIKEEQEELCVSQEGEQLVLKQETDAFTLTPTYEESGHSEGQTLNFSMDETQVAVEKNPNKRHHRSRGHSSNVNNPNLSEIHRDAHASKTSSKCDVCGKEFKYNSVLQRHVRTHTGERPYTCKTCGKDFTQMSTLKDHITIHTNEKLYICKTCGKEFLRSDYLNVHMKTHTGEKPYTCKTCGKGYIGKSSLKGHMRIHTGEKPFICKTCGKDFVRSEQLKLHMRIHTGEKPYTCETCGKDFRQSADLNIHMRTHTGEKPYTCRFCGMGFKLNSALKTHLRTHTW, from the exons ATGTCTTCCGTTCAGCATTTAAAACAGTTCGTCAACGAGCGACTAACTGCTGCCGCTGAAGAAATATTCGGagtttttgaaaaaactatCGTCGAGTACGAGGAAGAGCTCGGTCGTCAGCGCAGACTGTTGGATAGCGTTTGTAAACCTGAAATAACATTACTCAGGATAG AGCTCCCACAGCCACGTGTCTGTAAGGAGGAGGTTCTCGATGACCAGCAGCACCTCTGTATTCAGGAGAGGAACTCCAGTCTGGACCAAGAGGAGCCAGAGCCTCCAcagattaaagaggaacaggaggaactctgcgtcagtcaggagggagagcagcttgtACTGAAGCAGGAGACCGATGCCTTTACGTTGACTCCTACTTATGAGGAAAGTGGCCACAGTGAAGGTCAGACTCTGAACTTCAGTATGGACGAGACTCAGGTTGCAGTGGAGAAAAATCCTCTAAACTACATTTGGGTTAAAAGCTCTGTGGTATCAGAAGCAAACAGTGACCACCAGCTCCTCTCTCACAACTCTCATGAAGCTGAGAGCCAAGATCAGAAAGGAGGAGAAGACTCAGGATCAACTAGAAATGCAGAGCCAGAACCAAACAAGAGACATCACAGAAGCAGAGGTCACAGTAGCAATGTGAACAACCCTAACCTCTCAGAGATTCACCGTGATGCTCACGCAA AGCTCCCACAGCCACGTGTCtgtaaggaggaggaggttcTCGCTGACCAGCAGCACCTCTGTATTCAGGAGAGGAACTCCAGTCTGGACCAAGAGGAGCCAGAGCCTCCAcagattaaagaggaacaggaggaactctgcgtcagtcaggagggagagcagcttgtACTGAAGCAGGAGACCGATGCCTTTACGTTGACTCCTACTTATGAGGAAAGTGGCCACAGTGAAGGTCAGACTCTGAACTTCAGTATGGACGAGACTCAGGTTGCAGTGGAGAAAAATCCAAACAAGAGACATCACAGAAGCAGAGGTCACAGTAGCAATGTGAACAACCCTAACCTCTCAGAGATTCACCGTGATGCTCACGCAAGTAAAACATCTTCTAAATGTGATGTATGTGGAAAAGAGTTTAAGTATAATTCAGTGTTGCAGAGACACGTGAGAACCCACACAGGTGAGAGGCCCTATACTTGTAAAACATGTGGGAAAGATTTCACTCAGATGTCAACATTGAAGGATCATATAACAATCCACACAAATGAGAAGCTGTATATTTGTAAAACATGTGGGAAAGAATTCTTACGTAGCGATTATTTAAATGTCCACATGAAaacccacacaggtgagaagccGTATACTTGTAAAACATGTGGGAAAGGATATATAGGTAAAAGTTCCTTGAAAGgccacatgagaatccacacaggcgAGAAGCCGTTTATTTGTAAAACATGTGGGAAAGATTTCGTACGTAGCGAGCAATTAAAACtccacatgagaatccacacaggtgagaagccGTACACTTGTGAAACATGTGGGAAAGATTTCAGACAGAGTGCTGATTTAAATATCCACATGAGaacccacacaggtgagaagccGTACACTTGTAGATTTTGTGGAATGGGATTTAAACTGAATAGTGCTTTGAAAACCCACCTGAGAACCCACACATGGTGA
- the LOC144518627 gene encoding C-C motif chemokine 21-like — MASRIAVLLLLGVICVGFASAEIVMDCCLKVAEKPLPLTILHSYTIQEGGKGCEISATAFITKVGRILCVSHPRDKAWVRSHIKHLDQKRS, encoded by the exons ATGGCTTCTCGAATTGCAGTTCTCCTCTTGCTGGGTGTCATCTGTGTTGGGTTTGCATCAG CTGAGATTGTGATGGACTGTTGTCTGAAGGTTGCTGAGAAGCCGTTGCCGCTCACAATCCTTCACAGCTACACCATTCAGGAAGGTGGAAAAGGATGTGAAATCAGCGCTACTGC GTTCATTACAAAGGTTGGAAGGATACTGTGCGTCTCCCACCCCCGTGATAAAGCGTGGGTGAGAAGTCACATTAAACATCTGGATCAGAAAAGATCTTAG